One segment of Streptosporangium brasiliense DNA contains the following:
- a CDS encoding NADP-dependent oxidoreductase gives MTETMMRAISQDVLGGPEVLKETAVPRPAPGPTEVLVRVHAAGVNPTDWKHRATGGQLGRPPYVLGWDVSGVVESVGVGTALYRPGDEVFGMLRYPYGHGAFAEYVAAPARTFARKPRGIDHVQAAALPLAALTAWQALVDTAGVEAGQRVLIHAAAGGVGHLAVQIAKARGAHVIGTASAAKHAFLRGLGADELIDYRSVDFAEVVGDVDVVIDTMGGDYGPRSLRTLRRGGVIVSLVLSDLRPGLHAQAEELGVRSESMLVEPDHAALKAIAALVEEGGLRVEIDTVLPLEQAAKAHELGETGRTTGKIVLTVEPSTGR, from the coding sequence ATGACAGAGACGATGATGCGCGCGATCAGCCAGGACGTCCTGGGCGGCCCCGAAGTGCTGAAGGAGACAGCGGTACCACGCCCCGCGCCGGGCCCGACCGAGGTGCTGGTGCGGGTGCACGCGGCCGGGGTCAACCCGACCGACTGGAAGCATCGCGCCACGGGCGGCCAGCTGGGGCGGCCGCCGTACGTCCTCGGCTGGGACGTCTCCGGCGTCGTCGAGTCCGTCGGGGTCGGGACGGCGCTCTACCGGCCGGGCGACGAGGTGTTCGGCATGCTGCGCTACCCGTACGGCCACGGCGCGTTCGCCGAATACGTGGCCGCCCCCGCCCGCACGTTCGCCCGCAAGCCCCGGGGGATCGACCACGTGCAGGCGGCGGCGCTCCCGCTGGCCGCGCTGACCGCGTGGCAGGCGCTGGTGGACACCGCGGGGGTGGAGGCCGGGCAGCGGGTGCTCATCCACGCCGCCGCGGGCGGGGTGGGCCATCTCGCGGTGCAGATCGCCAAGGCCCGGGGGGCTCACGTCATCGGTACGGCGAGCGCCGCCAAGCACGCGTTCCTGCGCGGGCTGGGCGCCGACGAGCTCATCGACTACCGGAGCGTGGACTTCGCCGAGGTGGTCGGAGACGTCGACGTGGTGATCGACACGATGGGCGGCGACTACGGGCCGCGCTCGCTGCGCACCCTGCGCCGGGGCGGCGTCATCGTGTCGCTCGTGCTGTCCGATCTGCGTCCGGGCCTCCACGCCCAGGCCGAGGAGCTGGGTGTCCGCTCGGAGTCCATGCTCGTGGAGCCGGACCACGCCGCCCTGAAGGCGATCGCCGCGCTGGTCGAGGAGGGCGGGCTGCGCGTCGAGATAGACACGGTGCTGCCGCTGGAGCAGGCGGCAAAGGCGCACGAGCTCGGCGAGACGGGCCGCACCACCGGCAAGATCGTGCTCACCGTGGAGCCCTCCACGGGCCGGTAG
- a CDS encoding dihydrofolate reductase family protein: protein MRKLVYYVALSIDGRIAGPGGEFDFYPLADDMAAWMNTDYPETVPGHVRAQIGLDAPNRRFDTLVMGRGTYQPALDADITSPYPHLKQYVVSTTIPEIADPAVELVPGDPVGLVRRLKREEGLDIWLCGGGKLAGALFPEIDELIVKNYPVVAGAGLPAFAGEFRPTLFTPTQSRSFSNGATVTWYGRA, encoded by the coding sequence ATGCGGAAGCTGGTCTACTACGTCGCCCTCTCCATCGACGGCCGCATCGCCGGCCCCGGCGGCGAGTTCGACTTCTACCCGCTGGCGGACGACATGGCGGCGTGGATGAACACCGACTACCCCGAGACCGTCCCCGGCCACGTGCGCGCCCAGATCGGCCTCGACGCGCCGAACCGGCGTTTCGACACGCTGGTGATGGGCCGCGGCACCTACCAACCGGCGCTCGACGCCGATATCACCAGCCCCTACCCGCACCTGAAGCAGTACGTCGTCTCGACCACGATCCCCGAGATCGCCGATCCCGCGGTGGAGTTGGTCCCCGGCGACCCCGTCGGGCTGGTGCGCCGGCTGAAGCGGGAGGAGGGCCTGGACATCTGGCTGTGCGGGGGCGGGAAGCTGGCCGGGGCCCTGTTCCCGGAGATCGACGAGCTGATCGTCAAGAACTACCCCGTGGTCGCGGGCGCCGGCCTGCCCGCCTTCGCGGGAGAGTTCCGCCCCACACTCTTCACCCCGACCCAGAGCCGGTCCTTCAGCAACGGCGCCACCGTCACGTGGTACGGCAGGGCGTGA
- a CDS encoding sensor histidine kinase yields MLALFRSVWDEPRPADPPSRVWRDWALVGVLVPVAILEGVLRPDLPWRAVSLIVTVGLVPTLLWRRTRPLLMVAIVFTTTSLAPLLTAGDAPETYTLTYVLIVLYSLFRWGSGREVTAGLTIMIAAVSLSLLLGRLTPGDTVGAFAVTFSAVALGGALRYRAGARTRELDQIKLLEREQLARDLHDTVAHHISAMAIRAQAGLATSASRPDTATEALHVIEAEAARALDEMRAMVRLLRRDGRADLTPGRHITDLEQLASRGGSGPSVDVEISGDLDGLPPSVEAAVYRIAQESVTNARRHARHATRVEVRVVADDTSVRLRVSDDGDSGLMRPAAPPGYGLIGMIERADLLGGTCEAGPGPDRGWTVTAVLPRAGAVR; encoded by the coding sequence GTGCTCGCCCTTTTCCGCTCCGTGTGGGACGAGCCCCGTCCCGCCGACCCGCCGTCACGGGTGTGGCGGGACTGGGCACTCGTGGGAGTGCTCGTGCCGGTCGCGATCCTCGAAGGAGTCCTGCGGCCGGATCTTCCCTGGCGGGCCGTCTCGCTGATCGTCACTGTCGGGCTGGTGCCCACCTTGCTGTGGCGCCGGACCAGACCGCTGCTGATGGTCGCGATCGTCTTCACCACCACGAGCCTGGCCCCGCTGCTGACGGCCGGCGACGCCCCGGAGACATACACGCTGACGTACGTGCTGATCGTGCTGTACTCGCTGTTCCGGTGGGGGTCCGGACGCGAGGTCACGGCCGGACTGACGATCATGATCGCCGCGGTCTCCCTCTCGCTGCTCCTCGGCCGCCTCACCCCCGGTGACACGGTCGGCGCGTTCGCCGTCACGTTCTCGGCCGTCGCCCTGGGCGGGGCGCTCCGCTACCGGGCCGGGGCGAGAACACGCGAGCTCGACCAGATCAAGCTGCTCGAACGCGAACAGCTCGCCCGCGACCTGCACGACACCGTCGCCCATCACATCTCGGCGATGGCGATCCGGGCACAGGCGGGCCTCGCCACGTCGGCGTCACGGCCGGACACCGCGACCGAGGCACTCCACGTGATCGAGGCCGAGGCGGCACGCGCCCTCGACGAGATGCGCGCCATGGTCCGTCTCCTGCGCCGGGACGGACGCGCGGACCTGACGCCCGGCCGCCACATCACCGACCTCGAACAGCTCGCGAGCCGAGGCGGCTCCGGCCCGTCCGTCGACGTGGAGATCTCGGGTGACCTCGACGGCCTCCCCCCGTCGGTCGAGGCCGCCGTCTACCGCATCGCCCAGGAGTCGGTCACCAACGCCCGGCGGCACGCCCGGCACGCCACCCGTGTCGAGGTCCGCGTCGTCGCCGACGACACATCCGTGCGCCTGCGGGTGAGCGACGACGGCGACAGCGGCCTCATGCGCCCGGCCGCGCCGCCGGGATACGGGCTCATCGGCATGATCGAACGCGCTGACCTGCTCGGCGGCACCTGCGAGGCCGGTCCCGGCCCCGACCGGGGCTGGACCGTGACCGCCGTCCTGCCCCGGGCCGGAGCGGTGAGGTGA
- a CDS encoding response regulator codes for MSIRVVVADDQEIVRTGLTMILNAQPGIEVVGEAADGRRAVELARRLRPDVCLFDIRMPGLDGIEATRSLAGPDVDSPLAVVVITTFDLDEYVYAALRAGARGFLLKNAGADMLSQAVHAAADGDALIAPSVTARLLGTFARTGPATPPVRPIEVLTDREEQVLATVARGRTNNEIADELHISLSTVKSHIASLMAKLGARNRVEIAMWAYATRRV; via the coding sequence GTGAGCATCCGGGTGGTCGTCGCCGACGACCAGGAGATCGTCCGCACCGGGCTCACGATGATCCTCAACGCCCAGCCCGGCATCGAGGTCGTCGGCGAGGCCGCCGACGGGCGCCGCGCCGTCGAGCTCGCCCGTCGCCTCCGCCCCGACGTGTGCCTGTTCGACATCCGCATGCCGGGCCTCGACGGCATCGAGGCCACGCGCTCCCTCGCCGGACCGGACGTCGACTCCCCCCTCGCCGTCGTCGTCATCACCACTTTCGACCTCGACGAATACGTCTACGCCGCCCTGCGAGCCGGTGCCCGGGGTTTCCTGCTCAAGAACGCCGGGGCCGACATGCTCTCCCAGGCCGTCCACGCCGCCGCCGACGGCGACGCGCTCATCGCCCCGAGCGTCACCGCGCGACTGCTCGGGACCTTCGCCCGCACCGGGCCCGCCACACCGCCGGTGCGCCCCATCGAGGTGCTCACGGACCGGGAGGAACAGGTCCTGGCCACCGTGGCACGCGGACGGACCAACAACGAGATCGCCGATGAGCTCCACATCTCTCTCAGCACCGTCAAGTCCCACATCGCCAGCCTGATGGCCAAGCTCGGCGCCCGTAACCGCGTCGAGATCGCCATGTGGGCCTATGCGACCAGGCGTGTCTAG
- a CDS encoding DUF2306 domain-containing protein has translation MTDESPTGRLLSPQPPRSGLPVDDRDTTGTSAAASSAKADWLVPAALIVLSAVPVAAGAVRLAELTGGAEITPENARFFAAPLPVVLHILSVSLYSVMGAFQTVPRLRRRRSAWHRVAGRILIPCGLVAAFSGLWMTLFYPRPDGDGDLLSGLRLVFGSAMALAILLGAAAIRRRDVGRHRAWMIRGYAIGLGAGTQVLTHLFWVLIVGTPGELPRALLVGAGWVINLAVAEWIIRRRPAGRIPRPARS, from the coding sequence ATGACCGACGAGAGTCCGACAGGACGCCTTCTGTCACCGCAGCCGCCGCGGAGCGGCCTGCCGGTGGATGACCGGGACACGACGGGGACTTCCGCCGCGGCCTCCTCCGCCAAGGCGGATTGGCTCGTACCCGCCGCGTTGATCGTGCTCAGCGCTGTTCCGGTGGCCGCCGGAGCCGTCCGCCTGGCCGAGCTGACGGGCGGAGCGGAGATCACCCCGGAGAACGCACGGTTCTTCGCGGCGCCCCTGCCCGTGGTGCTGCACATCCTCAGCGTCAGCCTGTACAGCGTGATGGGGGCCTTCCAGACCGTTCCCCGTCTCCGCCGGCGGAGGTCCGCCTGGCACCGCGTCGCCGGGCGGATCCTGATCCCGTGTGGACTCGTCGCGGCGTTCTCGGGGCTGTGGATGACCCTGTTCTACCCCCGCCCCGACGGTGACGGTGATCTCCTTTCCGGCCTCCGGCTCGTGTTCGGCTCGGCCATGGCCCTGGCCATCCTTCTCGGCGCCGCCGCGATCCGGCGGCGGGACGTCGGACGGCACCGCGCCTGGATGATCCGCGGTTACGCGATCGGCCTGGGCGCGGGCACGCAGGTGCTGACCCACCTGTTCTGGGTCCTGATCGTCGGCACACCGGGCGAGCTCCCCAGAGCGCTGCTCGTGGGCGCCGGCTGGGTGATAAACCTCGCCGTGGCCGAATGGATCATCCGTAGGCGGCCGGCCGGCCGGATCCCGCGCCCGGCCCGGTCCTAG
- a CDS encoding NAD(P)-dependent alcohol dehydrogenase has product MKAFVLRSYGSPDVLELTDVDIPVPGDDEVLVRVRATSVQPYDWHLMRGEPYVARLMPGGPGLRRPKINILGADIAGQVEAVGKDVTEFRPGDEVFAMPKQGGFAEYACVRESELAPKPKSLSFEQAASVPLAAGTALLGLRDEGRIQPGQSVLVNGASGGVGTFAVQIAKAFGARVTGVCSTRNVDLVRSIGADEVIDYTREDFLRNGQRYDLLLDIAGSRPGSACRRVLTRRGTYVVVGGPGGRWLQPVGHVFSALAMSPFVSQRTAVADVVRCTENRQNLVTLTGLVEDARVTPVIDRCYPFAEIPTAVGYLETGRARGKVVIEV; this is encoded by the coding sequence ATGAAGGCGTTCGTTCTGCGTTCGTATGGCTCACCCGACGTGTTGGAGCTCACCGACGTCGACATTCCCGTGCCTGGCGACGACGAGGTGCTGGTCCGGGTACGCGCCACCTCCGTCCAGCCTTACGACTGGCACCTGATGAGGGGCGAGCCGTACGTCGCGCGTCTGATGCCCGGGGGCCCCGGACTGCGCAGGCCGAAGATCAACATCTTGGGCGCCGACATCGCGGGGCAGGTCGAGGCGGTCGGCAAGGACGTGACGGAGTTCCGCCCCGGCGACGAGGTGTTCGCGATGCCCAAGCAGGGCGGCTTCGCCGAGTACGCCTGCGTCCGGGAGAGCGAACTGGCGCCGAAACCGAAGAGCCTGTCGTTCGAGCAGGCGGCGTCGGTGCCTCTGGCGGCCGGCACCGCCCTGCTGGGCCTGCGCGACGAGGGACGGATCCAGCCGGGACAGAGCGTTCTCGTCAACGGGGCCTCGGGAGGCGTGGGCACCTTCGCCGTGCAGATCGCCAAGGCGTTCGGCGCGCGGGTCACCGGCGTCTGCAGCACCCGGAACGTGGACCTGGTCCGATCGATCGGCGCGGACGAGGTCATCGACTACACCAGGGAGGATTTCCTGCGGAACGGACAGCGCTACGACCTCCTGCTGGACATCGCGGGGAGCCGTCCGGGATCGGCATGCCGGCGGGTGCTGACCCGCCGGGGGACCTACGTCGTCGTCGGCGGACCGGGCGGCCGATGGCTGCAACCGGTCGGTCACGTGTTCTCGGCGCTCGCGATGTCGCCGTTCGTGTCCCAGCGAACGGCCGTGGCGGACGTGGTCCGATGCACGGAGAACAGGCAGAACCTGGTGACGCTGACCGGACTCGTCGAAGACGCCAGGGTCACTCCGGTCATCGACCGCTGCTACCCGTTCGCGGAGATCCCGACCGCCGTCGGATACCTGGAGACGGGACGTGCTCGGGGGAAGGTCGTCATCGAGGTCTGA
- a CDS encoding CGNR zinc finger domain-containing protein yields MAVSLVNELTPGERRGRAFPPPRDLAAAATEALRTGYPSYREVTDEEAGELVEIATQLRVVFDAVATGDIDAAALQVNGLLEATRARPLLERHDGEPWHLHFHGPGGTMAGEWAASCATGLAIVLGSEFHDRLGVCTAPHCDRVYVDVSRNGTRRFCGTACQNRVKTAAFRARGRVP; encoded by the coding sequence ATGGCGGTGAGTCTGGTCAACGAGCTGACCCCCGGGGAGAGGCGGGGCCGCGCCTTCCCGCCGCCGCGCGATCTCGCCGCCGCCGCCACCGAGGCCCTGCGGACCGGCTACCCGAGTTACCGCGAGGTCACTGATGAGGAGGCCGGTGAGCTCGTCGAGATCGCGACGCAGCTGCGCGTGGTCTTCGACGCCGTCGCGACGGGAGACATCGACGCGGCGGCCCTGCAGGTCAACGGCCTCCTTGAGGCGACCCGCGCCCGGCCGCTGCTCGAACGGCACGACGGGGAGCCGTGGCACCTGCACTTCCACGGCCCCGGCGGCACCATGGCCGGCGAGTGGGCGGCGAGCTGCGCCACCGGGCTCGCGATCGTGCTGGGGAGCGAGTTCCACGACCGTCTCGGAGTGTGTACGGCGCCGCACTGTGACCGGGTGTATGTGGACGTGTCCCGCAACGGCACCCGCCGGTTCTGCGGCACCGCATGCCAGAACCGGGTCAAGACCGCGGCCTTCCGCGCCAGGGGCAGGGTCCCGTGA
- a CDS encoding class I SAM-dependent methyltransferase, whose translation MIVLTHDAALDWIARWDRQQEGYLPDREERFTVLIDAVEATGRPDPLVIDLGCGPGSLSARLLERLPGATVISVDADPLLLGLGRAAYPHLRFVSLDLRTPGWTDSLGLDRPADVAVSTTALHWISGSDLPKMYAELATVLRPGGLLLNGDHMETDDTAPAVARLERAVHDRATERVFAGRRPEEWRQWWDAVAADPAFAELSSARATAGADHSGSESPLLSTHVSALRDAGFTEIGSLWQRGNNRLLCAVRG comes from the coding sequence ATGATTGTGCTCACCCACGATGCCGCACTCGACTGGATCGCACGCTGGGACCGCCAGCAGGAGGGCTACCTGCCCGACCGCGAGGAGCGCTTCACCGTGCTGATCGACGCTGTCGAAGCGACGGGCCGCCCCGATCCGCTGGTCATCGACCTCGGCTGCGGACCGGGCTCACTGTCCGCCCGCCTTCTGGAGCGGCTGCCCGGGGCGACGGTGATCTCGGTCGACGCGGACCCGCTGCTGCTCGGCCTCGGCCGGGCCGCCTACCCTCATCTGAGGTTCGTCTCCCTTGACCTGCGCACTCCCGGATGGACCGACTCCCTGGGCCTGGACAGGCCGGCCGATGTCGCGGTGAGCACCACCGCGTTGCACTGGATCTCCGGATCGGACCTCCCGAAGATGTACGCCGAGCTGGCCACCGTGTTGCGTCCGGGCGGGCTCCTGCTCAACGGCGACCACATGGAGACCGACGACACCGCCCCGGCCGTCGCCCGCCTCGAACGCGCCGTGCACGACCGGGCGACCGAGCGCGTGTTCGCCGGCCGACGCCCCGAGGAATGGCGCCAGTGGTGGGACGCGGTCGCCGCCGACCCCGCCTTCGCCGAGCTCAGCTCCGCACGCGCCACCGCGGGCGCCGACCACTCCGGCTCTGAGTCCCCCCTGCTCTCCACCCATGTCAGCGCCCTCCGCGATGCCGGCTTCACCGAGATCGGCTCCCTGTGGCAGCGCGGCAACAACCGGCTCCTCTGCGCCGTCCGCGGCTGA